A genomic segment from uncultured Erythrobacter sp. encodes:
- a CDS encoding RDD family protein: MSKAAAAKPDKRARTLITPEGLALPLTLASRAARAGALLIDMVIIVIGLIAFQWVMQALFAGVMEGIGFDPQERLPGSAEFLVIISVLIGFAAWYGYFLVQELGPRGATLGKRLVGIRIAARGGARLTPEAVIARNLLRDIEVFYPLIALLILVGLSSQGEDVGALGFVVTGWLLLFLLFPFFNRDCLRAGDIIAGTWVVERPRTRLAAVLSTQGAATTKGASEVTGVRYDFGEAELSIYGERELQTLERLLRDSQPDALKAVHATICRKIGWDPGAGDERAFLEAFYGQLRSRLEADMRFGKRKADKFS, encoded by the coding sequence ATGAGCAAAGCCGCCGCCGCCAAGCCGGACAAGCGCGCCCGGACGCTGATCACGCCCGAAGGGCTGGCGCTGCCGCTCACCCTCGCCTCGCGCGCGGCCCGCGCCGGGGCGTTGCTCATCGATATGGTGATTATCGTCATCGGCCTGATCGCCTTTCAATGGGTGATGCAAGCGCTGTTCGCAGGCGTGATGGAGGGGATTGGCTTCGATCCCCAGGAACGCTTGCCGGGATCGGCGGAGTTTCTGGTGATCATCTCCGTGCTGATCGGCTTTGCGGCATGGTACGGCTATTTTCTGGTGCAGGAGCTCGGCCCGCGCGGCGCGACGCTGGGCAAGCGGCTGGTCGGCATCCGCATCGCCGCGCGCGGCGGGGCGCGGCTTACGCCCGAGGCTGTGATCGCGCGCAACCTGCTGCGCGATATCGAGGTGTTCTATCCGCTGATCGCGCTGCTGATCCTCGTCGGGCTGAGCAGTCAGGGTGAGGATGTCGGCGCACTCGGCTTTGTGGTGACCGGGTGGCTGCTGTTGTTCCTGCTGTTCCCGTTCTTCAACCGCGATTGCCTGCGGGCGGGTGACATCATCGCCGGAACCTGGGTGGTCGAACGTCCGCGCACCAGGCTGGCCGCCGTGCTCAGCACGCAGGGCGCCGCCACAACCAAGGGCGCGAGCGAGGTCACCGGCGTGCGCTATGATTTCGGCGAAGCGGAACTTTCGATCTATGGCGAGCGCGAGCTTCAGACGCTGGAACGGCTGCTGCGCGATTCCCAGCCCGATGCGCTCAAGGCCGTGCACGCCACGATCTGCCGCAAGATCGGCTGGGACCCCGGCGCGGGCGACGAAAGAGCTTTCCTAGAGGCCTTCTATGGGCAATTGCGCAGCCGGTTGGAGGCCGACATGCGGTTCGGCAAGCGCAAAGCGGACAAGTTCTCATGA
- a CDS encoding stage II sporulation protein M, protein MKAPVISSWFGRGQVAAPPDIESAALRSDRFRLEREGDWRRLEDILARMERGGLRRIADADLIALPALYRTAASSLSVARETSLDAATLAYLEALVQRAWFQVYGPRQGFIRWFRGFIFGGWSRAVRSLWLDICIALFVMVAGTVVGWLLVSQDEAWYYRLFPAGVGEARVPGASREQLLATLATENSADGLSAFAAQLFGNNSAVCILAFALGFAFGIPSLLLLVHNMALLGALLWLFDGQGLVVELAAWLSVHGTTELFGILLSGAAGLHIGRAMAFPGKLPVLDAAAAAGRRSAVVMVGVVIMMIVAALLEAFPRQLVEGTSGRFVIGGTMLAFWLTYFILYRPRIAGDAAAAEAA, encoded by the coding sequence GTGAAGGCGCCGGTCATCTCGTCATGGTTTGGGCGCGGACAAGTCGCCGCGCCGCCCGATATCGAAAGCGCGGCGCTGCGCTCCGACCGTTTCCGGCTGGAACGCGAAGGCGATTGGCGCAGGCTGGAGGATATCCTCGCCCGGATGGAACGCGGGGGGTTGCGCCGCATCGCCGATGCCGATCTGATTGCGCTGCCCGCGCTATATCGCACCGCCGCATCGAGCCTGTCGGTCGCGCGCGAAACGTCGCTCGACGCCGCCACCCTCGCCTATCTCGAAGCACTGGTGCAGCGCGCATGGTTTCAGGTCTACGGCCCGCGGCAGGGGTTCATCCGCTGGTTTCGGGGCTTCATCTTCGGCGGCTGGAGCCGTGCGGTGCGCAGCCTGTGGCTCGACATCTGCATTGCGCTGTTCGTGATGGTGGCAGGCACGGTGGTCGGCTGGCTGCTCGTGTCGCAGGACGAGGCGTGGTATTACCGCCTGTTCCCGGCCGGCGTCGGCGAGGCCCGCGTGCCCGGTGCCAGCCGCGAACAATTGCTGGCCACTCTGGCGACCGAGAACAGCGCGGACGGCCTGTCAGCCTTCGCCGCGCAGCTGTTCGGCAACAATTCGGCGGTGTGCATCCTCGCCTTCGCGCTGGGGTTCGCCTTCGGCATCCCTTCGCTGCTGCTGCTGGTCCACAACATGGCCTTGCTGGGCGCCTTGCTGTGGCTGTTTGACGGGCAGGGGCTGGTGGTGGAGCTGGCCGCCTGGCTTAGCGTGCATGGCACCACCGAGCTGTTCGGCATCCTGCTGTCGGGCGCGGCGGGGCTGCATATCGGGCGGGCGATGGCCTTTCCCGGCAAGCTCCCGGTGCTCGATGCGGCGGCAGCGGCCGGGCGGCGCTCGGCGGTGGTGATGGTCGGCGTAGTGATCATGATGATCGTCGCCGCGCTGCTTGAAGCCTTCCCGCGCCAGCTGGTCGAGGGCACCTCTGGCCGGTTCGTGATTGGCGGGACGATGCTGGCCTTCTGGCTCACCTATTTCATCCTCTACCGCCCACGCATCGCCGGTGACGCCGCAGCGGCGGAAGCCGCATGA
- the bla gene encoding class A beta-lactamase, translated as MMIDRRHFIGGTLALGASACIPPDQSPMGRLAAELRLIEAAGDGTLGVELFDTVSGMSVGLNRDRRFGHASSFKFSLAALLLQRHAAGQIDADKRVTWTEADMLEHAPFTRERIGTGATLRELARATQITSDNPAANILLRNLGGPAGLTAFWGSIGDEVSRVDRYEPEMNIVPPAEFRDTATPAAMARNVAKIIYGDVLPEAERAELKGWMIATETGLRRVRAGLPEGWVAGDKTGTSGMVGTEGNYIDIGFAEGPKGQPPITFACYFRARQADDDMAARAELTLSRVGRIIKEFAEPERGLPLVGKIY; from the coding sequence ATGATGATAGATCGGCGGCATTTCATCGGCGGCACGCTCGCTTTGGGTGCGAGCGCCTGCATCCCGCCCGATCAAAGCCCGATGGGCCGGTTGGCGGCAGAGCTGCGGCTGATCGAGGCGGCTGGTGATGGCACGCTGGGCGTCGAACTGTTTGACACCGTCAGCGGGATGTCGGTCGGCCTGAACCGCGACCGCCGCTTCGGCCACGCGTCCTCCTTCAAGTTCTCGCTCGCCGCGCTGCTGCTCCAGCGTCATGCGGCGGGCCAGATTGACGCGGACAAGCGCGTGACGTGGACCGAGGCCGATATGCTCGAACACGCGCCCTTCACGCGCGAGCGGATCGGGACGGGCGCAACCTTGCGCGAGTTGGCGCGGGCGACGCAGATTACCTCGGACAATCCGGCGGCCAATATCCTGCTCCGCAATCTGGGCGGCCCGGCGGGGCTGACTGCCTTCTGGGGCAGCATCGGCGATGAAGTGAGCCGGGTCGACCGCTACGAGCCCGAAATGAACATCGTCCCCCCGGCCGAATTCCGCGACACCGCCACACCCGCCGCGATGGCGCGGAATGTCGCCAAGATCATCTATGGCGACGTCCTGCCTGAGGCCGAGCGGGCGGAGTTGAAGGGCTGGATGATCGCCACCGAAACCGGCCTACGCCGCGTGCGCGCGGGGCTGCCCGAAGGCTGGGTCGCGGGCGACAAGACCGGCACCAGCGGCATGGTCGGCACGGAAGGCAATTACATCGACATCGGATTCGCCGAAGGGCCGAAGGGCCAGCCGCCGATCACCTTCGCCTGCTATTTCCGCGCGCGTCAGGCCGATGACGACATGGCCGCGCGGGCCGAACTGACGCTGTCGCGCGTGGGCCGGATCATCAAGGAATTCGCCGAGCCGGAGCGGGGTTTGCCGCTGGTGGGGAAGATTTATTGA